A genomic segment from Glycine max cultivar Williams 82 chromosome 1, Glycine_max_v4.0, whole genome shotgun sequence encodes:
- the LOC100777172 gene encoding LYR motif-containing protein At3g19508, whose product MEKAVRAYAEVLRLVRLLPKDSRAYYAKYARENFVNYRDVVDPSDFDDLFQRTYTHSLWVLHKYSIDKSAADKLRGICCT is encoded by the exons ATGGAGAAGGCGGTGAGAGCGTATGCGGAGGTTCTGAGATTGGTGAGGCTCTTACCAAAGGACAGCAGGGCTTATTATGCCAAGTACGCCCGCGAGAACTTCGTCAATTACCGTGATGTCGTTGATCCTTCTGATTTCGATGACCTCTTTCAACGCACCTATACTCATTCTCTATGGGTCCTTCATAAG TATTCCATTGATAAATCTGCTGCGGATAAGCTCAGAGGGATATGCTGCACTTGA
- the LOC100776105 gene encoding classical arabinogalactan protein 9: METHLVLLLALIFTVVAGVGAQGPSTSPAPPTPQSSPPPIQSSPPPVPSSPPPAQSPPPASTPPPAPLSSPPPASPPPSSPPPASPPPASPPPASPPPASPPPASPPPASPPPATPPPASPPPFSPPPATPPPATPPPALTPTPLSSPPATSPAPAPAKVVAPALSPSLAPGPSLSTISPSGDDSGAEKLWSFQKMIGSLVFGCALLSLLF, encoded by the exons ATGGAGACTCATTTGGTTTTGTTGCTTGCTTTGATCTTCACTGTAGTTGCCGGCGTTGGAGCCCAAGGCCCATCCACCTCTCCCGCGCCTCCCACACCCCAGTCTTCACCACCTCCCATCCAGTCTTCTCCGCCACCTGTTCCTTCCTCACCTCCTCCGGCTCAGTCTCCACCACCAGCTTCCACTCCCCCACCAGCCCCACTCAGCTCTCCTCCCCCTGCCTCCCCTCCTCCTTCATCTCCACCACCCGCATCTCCTCCCCCTGCCTCTCCTCCTCCGGCATCTCCACCACCCGCATCTCCTCCCCCTGCCTCCCCTCCTCCGGCATCTCCTCCCCCAGCCACTCCTCCTCCTGCTTCTCCTCCTCCCTTTTCACCACCACCAGCAACTCCTCCACCAGCAACGCCTCCACCCGCATTGACCCCTACACCCCTTTCCTCTCCACCAGCCACTTCTCCAGCTCCAGCTCCTGCCAAGGTGGTTGCTCCTGCACTCTCTCCTTCCTTGGCTCCCGGCCCCAGCCTCTCCACCATCTCTCCCTCTGGCGATGAT AGTGGGGCTGAAAAGTTGTGGTCCTTTCAGAAGATGATTGGGAGCTTAGTATTCGGATGTGCTTTGCTGTCCTTGTTGTTCTAG
- the LOC100777878 gene encoding alpha-L-fucosidase 2, translated as MAEGRGSRNLKIRFREGGKHWTDAVPIGNGRLGAMVCGHVHSETIHLNEDTLWTGTPADYTNSKAPPALSHVRNLVHRQHYPQATAASSALTGNPSEAYLLLGDIQLDFDYSHLTPGLQQPYERELDLDTATVKVRYSVGDVQFTREHFASYPDQLIVTQISSSKPAKLSFTVSLLSKIINQTYVNAPNQIIMKGSCPGKRIQHNPHGIQFSAILDLKIGGTDGVIHILDNNKLKVEASDWAVLLLVASSSFSGPFTAPSDSKKDPTSQCFTTLSSISNVSYSHLYARHLNDYQGLFHRVSLQLMRSTRPNISEDRSLELKRLTSSVAHLSLVDSTVTQASTSDRVKSFQTDEDPSLVELLFQYGRYLLISSSRPGTQVANLQGIWNKDLEPVWDGAPHLNINLEMNYWPALPCNLSECQEPLFDYISLLSVNGSKTAHVNYQANGWVAHSKSDIWARTSAGQGDVVWALWPMGGAWLCTHLWEHYAYTMDEDFLKYKAYPLMEGCVSFLLSWLIEDSEGYLETNPSTSPEHYFIAPNGEPACVSQSSTMDVAIINEVFSTFLSAAEVIGRTKDNIVGEVRKAQPRLRPINIAQDGSIMEWVKDFKDPEVHHRHLSHLFGLFPGHTITFKETPALIEAAEKSLYKRGEEGPGWSTTWKTACWARLQNSSNAYKMIKHLINLVDPDHERPFQGGLYSNLFAAHPPFQIDANFGFAAAVAEMLVQSTLSDLFLLPALPWEKWPNGSLKGLKARGGTTVNIYWREGDLQEVGIWSEDQTRTTLRKRIHYRGTMVTADLVSGLFYKFNGQLKCLNTCSLSEMPCS; from the exons ATGGCGGAAGGGCGAGGGAGTAGGAATTTGAAGATTAGGTTTAGAGAAGGTGGGAAGCACTGGACGGATGCAGTTCCCATTGGGAACGGACGCTTGGGAGCCATGGTCTGCGGCCACGTCCATTCCGAAACCATACACCTCAATG AGGACACGCTCTGGACTGGGACACCCGCAGACTACACTAATTCCAAGGCTCCACCAGCACTTTCTCACGTTAGAAACCTCGTTCACCGACAACACTATCCCCAAGCCACTGCTGCTTCTTCTGCCTTAACAGGAAATCCATCCGAG GCCTACCTACTTCTCGGCGATATCCAATTGGACTTTGATTACTCACATCTCACACCCGGCCTCCAACAACCTTACGAGAGAGAGCTTGACTTGGACACTGCTACTGTCAAAGTCAGATATTCTGTCGGAGATGTTCAATTCACTAGGGAACACTTTGCTTCCTATCCCGATCAACTCATTGTTACTCAAATCTCTTCCAGTAAACCGGCCAAACTTTCATTTACAGTTTCTCTCCTCAGCAAAATCATTAACCAAACTTACGTAAATGCCCCTAATCAGATTATAATGAAGGGATCATGTCCTGGCAAAAGGATCCAACACAATCCCCATGGAATTCAATTCTCCGCAATTCTTGATTTGAAGATTGGTGGCACAGATGGAGTCATCCATATTTTGGACAATAACAAGTTGAAGGTTGAGGCTTCAGATTGGGCTGTTTTACTTCTTGTTGCTTCCTCCTCCTTCAGTGGCCCATTTACCGCTCCTTCAGATTCTAAAAAGGATCCTACTTCTCAATGTTTCACTACATTGAGCTCAATAAGCAATGTATCATATTCTCATCTTTATGCACGCCATTTAAATGACTATCAGGGTCTTTTTCACCGAGTATCTCTGCAGCTTATGAGAAGCACCCGGCCAAATATATCAGAGGACAGGTCTTTGGAATTGAAGAGGCTTACCTCATCTGTAGCTCATTTGTCTCTTGTAGACAGTACTGTAACACAAGCTTCAACTTCAGACAGGGTGAAATCGTTTCAGACTGATGAAGATCCTTCCTTGGTGGAGCTTCTATTTCAGTATGGTCGTTATTTGCTTATTTCTTCTTCACGTCCTGGAACTCAGGTGGCAAACCTACAGGGAATTTGGAACAAAGATCTTGAGCCAGTTTGGGA TGGAGCTCCCCACTTGAACATCAATCTTGAAATGAACTATTGGCCTGCTCTTCCTTGCAATCTTAGCGAGTGTCAAGAACCCTTGTTTGATTACATTTCTCTTCTGTCTGTGAACGGCAGTAAAACTGCACAT GTGAATTACCAAGCAAATGGTTGGGTGGCACATAGTAAATCAGATATATGGGCGAGAACATCAGCAGGTCAAGGTGATGTTGTGTGGGCCTTGTGGCCAATGGGTGGAGCATGGCTTTGTACTCATCTATGGGAGCACTATGCTTACACAATGGATGAG GATTTCCTCAAATATAAAGCATATCCCTTAATGGAAGGATGCGTGTCATTTCTGTTGAGCTGGCTGATCGAAGACAGTGAAGGATATCTTGAAACTAATCCATCAACTTCCCCTGAACATTATTTTATCGCTCCCAATGGCGAGCCTGCTTGTGTAAGCCAGTCATCCACAATGGATGTAGCAATCATAAACGAAGTCTTCTCCACATTTCTTTCTGCTGCTGAG GTTATAGGGAGAACAAAGGATAACATTGTTGGAGAAGTTCGTAAAGCTCAACCACGGTTACGTCCAATCAACATAGCCCAGGATGGTTCCATTATGGAATGg GTGAAAGATTTCAAGGATCCAGAGGTGCATCACCGGCACCTTTCACATCTATTTGGTCTATTTCCAGGGCATACGATTACTTTTAAGGAAACTCCAGCCCTGATCGAAGCTGCCGAAAAAAGCCTTTATAAACGAG GAGAGGAAGGTCCTGGATGGTCAACCACATGGAAAACTGCTTGTTGGGCACGGCTACAAAACAGTTCTAATGCATATAAGATGATCAAGCACTTGATCAACTTGGTGGATCCAGATCATGAGAGACCATTTCAAGGTGGACTTTACAGCAACCTTTTTGCTGCACACCCACCATTTCAGATCGATGCCAACTTCGG GTTTGCAGCGGCAGTTGCAGAAATGcttgttcagagtacattgagCGATCTTTTCTTACTTCCTGCCCTTCCTTGGGAGAAATGGCCAAATGGCTCCCTGAAAGGCTTAAAGGCTCGTGGAGGAACAACAGTTAACATATACTGGAGAGAAGGGGATCTTCAGGAGGTTGGTATATGGTCCGAAGACCAAACGAGAACAACTCTAAGAAAAAGAATACACTATAGAGGAACCATGGTCACTGCAGACTTAGTGTCTGGCCTTTTTTACAAGTTCAACGGACAGTTGAAGTGCTTGAACACATGCTCTCTTTCAGAAATGCCTTGTTCttga